A genomic segment from Terriglobales bacterium encodes:
- a CDS encoding carboxypeptidase-like regulatory domain-containing protein, producing MRTRRGRILLLLAAALWALPGAAGKDKPNATIKVTVLKEENGKPVANAHVVLHPVDKKGQQERGGVELKTNQDGECSYTGVPYGRLRVQVIAHGRQTFGEDYEINQPEHALVIKLKLPQDQMTIYK from the coding sequence ATGAGGACGAGGAGAGGGCGCATCCTGCTGCTGCTGGCGGCCGCCCTGTGGGCGCTGCCGGGGGCGGCGGGCAAGGATAAGCCGAACGCCACCATCAAGGTCACGGTGCTGAAGGAAGAGAACGGAAAGCCGGTGGCCAACGCCCACGTGGTCCTGCACCCGGTGGACAAGAAGGGGCAGCAGGAGCGCGGCGGCGTGGAGCTGAAGACCAACCAGGACGGGGAGTGCAGCTACACGGGTGTGCCCTACGGCCGGCTGCGGGTGCAGGTGATCGCCCACGGCCGCCAGACCTTCGGCGAGGACTACGAGATCAACCAGCCGGAGCACGCTCTGGTGATCAAGCTCAAGCTGCCGCAGGACCAAATGACCATCTACAAGTAG
- a CDS encoding CsgG/HfaB family protein, with the protein MKTAVRIVAVVLLGSLLVQAQQGPRKKRVAVMDFDYGTVHSDVAALFGTDVDVGKGMADLLVKHLVQDGTYSVVERRALDKILAEQNFSTSDRANPASAAQLGKLLGVDAIILGTITQFGGETHNTNVGGAGGGWGGWGLGHVGHKSTKAIVTVDCRIVDIDTAEILAVADGHGESSRSSTNLLGGGGSWHGFGAGGVDFGSSDFENTIIGEAVKAAMQQLSAGVIADADRLHIRTIQVSGQVAYAQGDTVVLNVGAKAGLKAGDQLSIERVTQEIKDPATGKILRRLSTKIGEVQVTDVDADSAQCKILSGAGFRIGDLAKTTTQ; encoded by the coding sequence ATGAAGACGGCAGTGCGGATCGTGGCAGTGGTGTTGCTGGGCTCGCTGCTGGTGCAGGCGCAGCAGGGGCCGCGCAAGAAGCGGGTGGCGGTAATGGACTTCGATTACGGCACGGTGCACAGCGACGTGGCGGCGCTGTTCGGGACCGACGTGGACGTCGGCAAGGGCATGGCCGACCTGCTGGTCAAGCACCTGGTGCAGGACGGTACCTATTCCGTGGTGGAGCGGCGCGCCCTGGACAAGATCCTGGCGGAGCAGAATTTCTCCACCAGTGACCGGGCCAACCCGGCTTCGGCGGCGCAGTTGGGCAAGCTGCTGGGCGTGGACGCGATCATCCTGGGGACGATCACGCAGTTCGGTGGTGAGACCCATAATACCAACGTCGGCGGCGCGGGCGGCGGCTGGGGCGGCTGGGGCCTGGGACACGTGGGCCACAAGAGCACCAAGGCCATCGTGACCGTGGACTGCCGCATCGTCGACATCGACACGGCCGAGATCCTGGCGGTGGCCGACGGCCATGGCGAGTCCAGCCGCTCTTCCACCAACCTGCTGGGCGGTGGCGGGAGCTGGCACGGTTTCGGCGCCGGCGGTGTGGACTTTGGCTCCTCGGACTTCGAGAACACGATCATCGGTGAGGCAGTGAAAGCAGCGATGCAGCAGTTGAGCGCGGGCGTGATCGCCGACGCCGACCGCCTGCACATCCGCACCATCCAGGTCTCGGGCCAGGTGGCCTACGCCCAGGGCGACACGGTGGTGCTGAACGTGGGCGCCAAGGCCGGACTGAAGGCCGGCGATCAGCTCTCCATCGAGCGGGTGACGCAGGAGATCAAGGACCCGGCCACGGGCAAGATCCTGCGGCGGCTGAGCACCAAGATCGGGGAGGTGCAGGTCACCGACGTGGACGCGGACTCGGCGCAGTGCAAGATCCTGAGCGGCGCCGGCTTCCGCATCGGAGACCTGGCCAAGACGACAACCCAGTGA